The nucleotide sequence cacacacacacacagagacacacacacagagacacacacacagacaccccctccacacacacacacacacacacagacaccccctccacacacacacacacacacacgcagacaccccctccacacacacacacacacacacagacaccccctccacacacacacacacagacaccccctccacacacacacacacacacacacgcagacaccccctccacacacacacacacacagccctccagaCTCACGGCGTCTCTCCTGGCCGCAGAATCCACATCGAGGAGATCAACCACATGGTCCTCCTCCATATGACTGAGAGCATGGGCTACAAGCACAGCGAGGTGCTGAGCGCCGTGCTCACCAACCGCGCCTGCCACACCCTGGCCGTCTACTTCCTGCTCAACAACAAGATGAAGAGGCTCTCCAAGGAGTATAgggtaaggacacacacactaacacatttacattacatttagtcatttagcagacgctcttatccagagcgacttacagtaagtacagggacattccccctgaggcaagtagggtgaagtgccttgcccaaggacacaacgtcattttgacggccgggaatcgaaccggcaaccttctgcttacgagcccaattccctaactgctcatccacctgactcccctttcacaacacacacactgacacacccacacacacactaatgtgtagatggttagggttagtaggtgCTTTTGTTGACCATGGtgtctccccctgacctccaggagATGCAGTACCAGGAGAAGAAGAGCGACCGGAGCGAGTACTTCCAGACCCAGTGGAGGAAGCACGTGGACAAGGTCACCATCCCCCCCAAGCAGACCCCCGTCTACCTGGCCGTCAGCAAGGGCCCCAGCAAGGAGAAGAAACACAGGACCGGTGAGTCGCACGCTGATGATGTCACTCAGGACCGAGACAGAAAGTGCAGAGGATCGacgcctctctctatctctctctcccctcctcactctgcTTACGCTGAAACACACCTGCTCtggatggaaacacacacatacacacacatttacatttagtcatttggcagacgctcttatccagagcgacttacagtaagtacagggacattccccccgaggcaagtagggtgaagtgccttgcccaaggacacgtcatttgacacggccgggaatcgaactggcaaccttcagattactagcccgattccctaaccgctcagccacctgactcccacatgaAATTGCTCCCCCGGGCAGGGTGGGTTAGGTGATGAATGCCTCTTACACTATTTGCCGTTACATAACGTGGGCTGCACATCACACACTTTATCTACTTAACACATATACATTATGAATATCAATTAtgctattattatttttatctgGCCAATGCTAACACAAAGCACCTATGCTCTACATGCAGGCTAGCCCCTTTCCTTTCTCACTTAGCTGTTTTCGGTGTATTTTTGGACACAAAGCAAAGGCTGTGTCATCTTAGCACAATGTTACGTATTCTAAAACTAAAATATCTCCCATGCATCTTGTGCGataatctgtttgtgtgttgatgtgtgtgaaaAGTGAGCAAATAAAAAATTCTCACAGTGCCATTTCATAATAATACCTTTTGGGTCACCGCGCCTGAAATAGAGAAGAATGTAggaaagcgagggagggagggagagatgaagtttCCAGTCATATAAGATGTCACATGTTGATTGTATTCCACAGAATGGATAATACCACACAATGCTATTGCAGACAGGGGGCGGAGTTCCCAGTGTATGTGAGAGGTGATACAGACTAAAATGTTTTTTGGCGGTTGACAATACCTCATTGACTGACTGaaatgatttgtgtgtgtgtgtgtgtgtgctgcagtcaATAGGCCAGAGCTACAGCGTGTGTTCGTCCACAGAGAAGTTTCTAGAGCTGCTTCGGTTTCTTCTTCGGTCAGAGAGCAGTCGAGGTTAACCTTATCTCCTTCTCGTTCCCCTGCCCAGGTATACTGAGAGCCATGACAGGCGGCCATCGAAACTCCCCTCTGGCGCCCTCCGGCACCGTGGCGTCCTCCTCCATGGAGTACCTGGAGAtccaccccctcttcccccacGCCAAACCCATCCGCCGCCTGGGCACCCTCCAGCCGGCCAACACCAGCCCCGAGCACTCCATCCCCGCCCCCCCGGCCCCTTCGCCCATCGGCATGCACTCCTACGACTCCCTGGCCAAAGCCGAGCCCGTCGAGGACACCCCGTCATCCCCCTGGTACAAGCTGACCAACGgcaccttctcccccccccgccacgtTTCCGCCTTCCACCCGGACTCGTCCTACCTGAAGAAGGCCACCATCCCCAGCCCGCCGGTCCTCATCGTCAACCCCCAGCCCAAGAAGAGCTCCTCCACCTCGGACTGGTCCGACACCAGCGGCAGCCCCCCCAGCTGCGTGGGCAGCCCCCCGGGAGGCCTGTCTGCCTTCAGCCCCCCCAAGTCCGCCTTCAGCCCCCTGAACCCAATGTCGGCGttcagccctccctccagcGGGGGCGGCAGTGAGCCGGACAGCCCTCAGCACCGCAGCAAGTTCCCCTACATGGGCATCGGCCAGATCCTGAAGAAGAAGGTGCAGCCGTTCACGTTCAGGGCGGAGCaggcggtggaggaggtggtgtcccCGCCCCCGTACCCCATGCAGACGCTGCTGTGTGCTTCAGGGGCCTTAAAGACGCTCTGCTGAGGCAtgatggggaaaaaaaagaaaaaaaaaagaccgtAGCGTTCACGTTCACTCCCTCGGAGGAGTGGTCTTCCTGAGTGGCCTTGCGAACTTtgacctctctcctctaacGAACAAGTTACCGTCACAACACTTGACACACACAAGTCACCTCTACGTTTATACTGAcaatttaaaacaaaaaaaactacaaagaaacttacaaaaaaaatgtttttatgaaAGGCTGCATTTATATCAACAAAAGCCTTGATTTTGATTGATTGGATGTTTCCTCTGCCCCTGCTGTCTGTGATTGGATGTTTCCTCTGACCCTGCCCCGTGTCTCTGTCTGCGAGGTGACCGGCTGAGTGACATTGAGATGATGAGATTGAACATGCTCCACCGAGCGGGCTTGTAaagaccctacacacacacacacacacacagcgatttAACCTACCAATGCCCTAGAAACAGCATTGAGACAGTGTCCCAAACAGGGCTTaaggtacaacacacacacagacacacacacacactgacgacaTTGTAATATAGAATCTCTCTTTCGTAAAGTTGCTGTCTTCTTATGAACTAATGTAGAGATTTGCACTAGACTGCTCTTGGTTGAGAACACTTATCTAAGGAACTCTCTCccacagattttttttaaggaaCTCGCTTCTAAGGAACTTTTTTACTGTTTCCCTGTGATGCAATCTGACCACGTACCAAACATGCAACAGTTTATGACTTCCACAGAACCTCTGTCACGTCTCTACCGCAACAGGCTGACTAATGCGGAGGTTTTATTTTTGAACATTTCTCTCACAGTCACAGCTGGGTAATTCCAGTCCCTGTCGGTCTGGCTCGTTCCACTTGTGtagagacagaaaaggtttcGAGAAAGTTTCGATCCCTCATCTCTCAAGTCCCATTTTAATATCAACCACGAATTCGCTCAAACTCGGATCCGTTTAGCCGGTTGCGAGCCAGAACGTTTACCACACCTGCGAGTTGCAGTTCTTGTCGATAACCCAGTTATGTATCTACACATCCACATAACCATATCTGGTTTCTCCGTGTGTGGCAGTGTTTTGATAATGTCTAGCTAAGTATCGGTTACATGGTTCAACATTCtacctggacagacagacaaaaaaaaaactaatctcACGTGTCTAAACAGTTCTGGCCAAGGCTTTTAGCACAGGTGAATACGTATACGACTGTTAACATCCAAAAAATTTATTAAAATGATTGATTTCATATTGTCTTAactcttgtgctgccttcgggtcattgtgacccgatcGCAGCTGTAGTTTGTGCAATAGTCCTAAGTGTTTTGCCGCCATAACGAATATTGCCAAGAAGGTGCTTTGCGAACAAACGGAAGGTTTTGTGATGTGATTGTTTctgtacatacagtatgatTCCAGTGTTGTTCACGTCTGATAGTCCATGTGTTCATATCACCATACTGTGAAGTGGGAGCAGTTTTAAAATTTTTCACATAACATGCTAGTCGTTCCACCAGACTGTACGATGCAGTGCTTCCGGAATGCACATGAGCCTATACTCACACATGAGCCTATACTCACTACTGAAAGTATTTCTGTCTAACTGAAACATTGCATGCAAACTGTTAGAATCAAAATCGTATTGTCAAACTTTTGATAAACAATGTATTTGAAATGTGTTGTTGATATATGGAGATTGAAACAGACTTTTGAGGGGGTTCTTTTGTAAGTTTTTCTAACGAATGGCGTCGTTTTGTGTGTCAAGAGATTTCTATGCTgtataaaatattttaaatatttATACTGAATCCATTATGTGTCTGGCTGGTTCTTCAAACGCACCTGGTCGCTGTCTGGAAATCCTATAGGCCTAGGCCTGTGTGTATACGTTCCCATGTGCATCGGTAGGCCTACTGTGTAATGGGCGCGGTACATAGACTTGGGCGTACACACGTcaaattatattactttaaaatgCGCCTGAGGGAATAACATATTAAATGCTTTTGACGCGTCGCCAACATCATCATAGATAACTCCTCGATAAATCAAACAATTGGAATAATTAATTTGTTTAGGATATGATGGAGCTGTGTTGATGTTGAAGACTAAACTGAAGGTTGATTGCAAGAGTCTTCCTGAAGCGTTTGCCCAGCTGGGGCTGCTGAGTTGCTGAACGTCCATGTCTGATCTGTTTCCCACGAGACACCTGTGTGGTGGTTGTTACACCCCTACGACAGCTGAATGACCCTTtggtcgtacacacacacacacacacacactcacacacacacacacacacccacacccacacacacacactaaatccaGTCAGCTGTGTGGCACCCCAAGCCTCACCATTAACCCTCGCAGTGCCCTCCGATGAAAAAGAATGTGGTTTCccaactgtgacacacacaatcacagcaaaacacacactcgcacgacacactcacacacattgcaAAACAGGGCTCcccaacccccacacccccagatTAAGTCTGTGTGGCTAAGCTGCTAAACGCTTGTGGTGAGAGAGGCTCTTAAGTGCATTAGAGCCAGAGCTCTTTGTTTACCAGAGACACGGACAGTTCTCCCCCCAAAGGGAGACACCCAGCCTGGGACAAAGACCCTGGGGGCTTAGCCCCGCTCAGGAGAGAAAGGGTAACACACACCCGAGGGGGACACCGAGGGGTTAACCTGTAACTGGCGTTGTGTGGGAGGAATGTTCCCCGAGCGCTACTGCCAGCTGAAACAGACGCGTGGAATtacatggggagtcaggtggctgagcggttagggaatcgggctagtaatctgaaggttgcctgttcgattcccggccgtgccaaatgacgttgtgtccttgggcaaggcacttcaccctacttgcctcgggtgggaatgtccctgtacttactgtaagtcgctctggataagagtgtctgctaaatgactaaatggatgAGTTATTTCACGAATCATAAAGTGTTCACCGGTGTGACCACTATCCAGATCAGGTGATCCGGAAGGACTAGTACTCTTTTCCCAAACCCCCCCAACTCCACCTGAGTGGATGTCTAGACCGCGGCCCCcagccctgttcctggagagatacctgcCTGAAGGTTTTCGCTCCGACACTGATCTAGCACACCTGAGTAATCATGAGCTGGTTGATCTGGTAACTAGTGTTGAATCAGGTCAGATACGTGTGGTTGGAGTCAAAAACCAACAGTCAGGtttctctccaggaacagggctgGAGACCGCTGATCTACAGGATGCAGGAAGCTCTCCTGGCTGAACTGAGAGAACTCCAGTATGTGCATCAGCTAGCCTCCACTTCAGGAACTAGTCATTAAAACTAGCTGAGCTGTCTCTAATAACAAAGCTTTAAATGAGAACATATTGGCCCGGCAATCCTTTTCCGGCTGTTGGCTTAAGTGCACCCGCCTCTTCTGGGTGTGGgagtgagacaggaagtggtggCACTTCCCTAGCGTAGCGTAGCTAAGAGAGTTAGCCCGCCATCAGTACTGAAGACAGGACAGTGACCACTTATCTGGAAACAGGCTTCTCATCCATGTCAATCTGTTCAGGCTTACGTGGACCTCATTGACACTAATCCTGttttcagcctctctctctcacacacatttcatGTGGTCAAAATAGCATCAAAGTGTGGGAGAATAATTATcctaatgtacacacacacacaccgagtgcTGTATTTATGTATCTATATGtatgtagacagagagaggggggagggggaacagacagagagagggcaggaaggcAAAAGAGACAAAAGAGACAAGGTGGGAGGAGGAACGATGCCCTTACAGGCTCAGTGACAACGGAAAACAGACAAACATGACCTGTCTGCAGGAGGTCATCACTGGTGTGAGTGGTCCACACGAGATTCACCTTAcaggaagatgtgtgtgtgtgtgtgtccccttgtGACTGACCTACAGAACTACAGTACAGTTACAGTGTTGTTCATCCAGGTCAGAGGGAGAATCACAAGCAGGGGATatatgaggaggtgagggggtgaggagtgagggggtgaggaagtgaggaggagagggggtgaggagtgagggggtgaggagtgagggggtgatgagtgagggggtgaggaagtgaggaggagagggggtgaggaggtgagggggtgaggagtgagggggtgaggaagtgaggaggagagggggtgaggaggtgagggggtgagggggtgaggaagtgaggaggagagggggtgaggggtgaggaggtgagggggtgaggggaacAGGGTACCGAGGCAGACTCTCCtgatgtgggaggaggagaggcagatgagATGGGAGTTCCAGATCCGGCACACTTCAGACaccaagactgtgtgtgtgtctgtgtgtgtgtgtgtgtgtctgtgtgtgtgtctgtgtgtgtctgtgtgtgtgtctgtgtgtgtctggggggaggTCAGACTGGTATAATCAACTAGTAGGCTTTGGATTATCACTAGATTTAGGTTTGGACATGGCACAACTACTTTTGTGTCAGGGTGTGATAATCACTTGATTAAACTGAAATTGTTTTATTGTCAGAAGCAAAGCAGGTTTAgcagtttatttttttttatatttttttttttcataatttgAAAAATCCAGAAGTAATGAAAAGTCAACATAAACCAAACATCGCACAAACCTACTGGGACGAAAAAAAGGGATTCAAAACATACACAATATCAATAAAAATGCTATTTCTACCATAATCAATGGACAATGGTGGACAGTAAAAATTCTCAGCCGAAAGCACAGAGCCAAACCTTCAAGGCTGTTTGTGCCGTCGgacaaaggagagaaagaaagaaaaaaaggaaaaaactgGCACATTTAATTCCCAGTACATGCTGACGTCGCTGCCTCTAACACAAAGCAGTGATTGATTACTCACTTTATTACACACCGACCACAGAATCTGATGTAGGTCGCACTTTTATAACACGCACACCTTAAGCAAGGACATTCTTGTGCAGATTAAAAAACTGATTGTATTTCAATAAATGACAAATGCTAAAAATACAACAACTAAAAAAAGAGATATTTGCACACAGGTAGCCCTCAGATACACTGGTTCCAAAACAAGACCAGAAATCCAATCAAAGAGCAGAGCTCAACCAATAGCGGCGCAGCATCCGTGGTAACTGCAGAGTTGCCAACTGCCGCGATTGGTCAGGTGCTTCACACAGGAAAGGATGCAATTGGACGATCGCGAGACGACGCTTCATTGCCTCCATGGCAACATTGCTTCCTTATTGCTTgggaaggtgagaggagggaaggaggggcgcCTAGTCGCCCAGACACCAGCCCTGCATTATTCATCCTTTGTCCCTGAACGAgccgagggagtgtgtgtgtgcgtttgcgtaTCGACTGCTGTGTCTGTGAGGGGTTGGGTGGGTGGTTGTAACAGCCTGTTTCTGtgtttgggggggcgggggtacaGAGAAGCGTTGCAATAACTGCTCCTCTCAGTGCAACGCCACCAGCAACCGCTCTGTATATATAGCAGCTAGATGAACTCAGAGcggtcaggacacacacacacacacgtcactccCGACACGGAGCCTGTAAATcctaacaaacaaacaaacactggGACATGTTTGTTTTCTCCCCTCAAAGCCTGCAGAACATCTGGAGTCGACACAGACGCACATCTGACCAGACGGCCGGCCTCCTGCAGCCGCCACTTCCTGTCTACAGAACAGGAGCCTCGGCTCACAACAAAGACCATGCGGTCGGCTGGTGGGCTTgtttttctttcccctctctctcccttcctttctcttcctcccccctctctctcccttcctcttcctctctcgtcctccccctctctctctctcccttcctctctcgtcctctctctctctccctccccccccctctctcccttcctctctcttcctccccctctctctcctgcagtcgAGGGATGAGAGAGCATGAGGAGGGGatcgagggggaggagggaggggcggggaggagaaagacaaaaacatcctcacacacagggaTTAAGCGtcaaggcaggggaggaggggtcgtGGGCTGGGAGACggctccgccccccccgccccaccccccctcccctccctccatcagccGGAGCGCGAGGCAGGCGTTAACCTCGGTTGACGGGCATGCAGGCTCCCACCCCGCCGACACGATGACGAGATGGCAACAGGCAGGGGCGTAGCACGTGCTCTCTGTTGCCATCGCAACCTGCCCCGGATACAGCTCGCTGGTTGGCcggcacctctccccccccccttcccccctttgaactgttgttgttgttcctgcCTGCTGAAACCTCGTGGACAG is from Osmerus eperlanus chromosome 27, fOsmEpe2.1, whole genome shotgun sequence and encodes:
- the hunk gene encoding hormonally up-regulated neu tumor-associated kinase homolog A, which gives rise to MPAADSDMVIDSPRLYGLKESSTGNENIIPASLGSPAADILRNFYHTKRVGNYLIGRKLGEGSFAKVREGLHAKTGEKVAVKVIDKRKAKKDSYVTKNLRREGHIQQMIRHPNITQLLDILETENSYYLVMELCPGGNLMNRIYDQKRLDERETQKYVRQLVMAVEHLHRAGVVHRDLKIENLLLDEQDNIKLIDFGLSNCAGILGYSDPFSTQCGSPAYAAPELLSRKKYGPKVDVWSIGVNMYAMLTGTLPFTVEPFSLRALHQKMVDKEMNPLPPSLSTAAICLLKKLLEPDPAKRPNIHQVMADSWLQLANTHTGAPYLNRIHIEEINHMVLLHMTESMGYKHSEVLSAVLTNRACHTLAVYFLLNNKMKRLSKEYREMQYQEKKSDRSEYFQTQWRKHVDKVTIPPKQTPVYLAVSKGPSKEKKHRTGILRAMTGGHRNSPLAPSGTVASSSMEYLEIHPLFPHAKPIRRLGTLQPANTSPEHSIPAPPAPSPIGMHSYDSLAKAEPVEDTPSSPWYKLTNGTFSPPRHVSAFHPDSSYLKKATIPSPPVLIVNPQPKKSSSTSDWSDTSGSPPSCVGSPPGGLSAFSPPKSAFSPLNPMSAFSPPSSGGGSEPDSPQHRSKFPYMGIGQILKKKVQPFTFRAEQAVEEVVSPPPYPMQTLLCASGALKTLC